The following are from one region of the Oncorhynchus masou masou isolate Uvic2021 chromosome 24, UVic_Omas_1.1, whole genome shotgun sequence genome:
- the LOC135512709 gene encoding hematopoietic SH2 domain-containing protein homolog isoform X1 produces the protein MDGIQAQGRHDALSWFTEFQLDCVIRNGVVPEWFHGIISRKVAEEMLLSTPTGYFLIRVSESRIGYTLSYRATDRCRHFMIDVLKDNRYIIVGEDMHHSSLQDLVNFHRRVPIMPFNELLTVACGQVSKVKTNYAELLFPKRPAMNPNHGVLPNNPPHMHSSTHLKVAEDIPPALPNRPSTLSDPAGPPPNTSKPPVSPITPSPRLYPCLETELNTLSFQTPSMVDHTAKPVPLPRKMHVVTTAQPDQPPELPARSPALPQRKDTDQSSTTSKGPTEPRTVGTGRPQTRPNTHHQDPNSNQQKNQDVKSVVSNLSYFRRKFHKKRSASQEHMYAEISVEDEQGQDQGKLPAVEARDRDIDTAADNEYQMLPGEIDNGLPPITAVTAVRPTDCGLLPEYLNPPPFAPGY, from the exons ATGGATGGAATACAGGCTCAGGGAAGACATGACGCCCTTTCCTGGTTCACTGAGTTCCAACTGGACTGTGTCATCAGGAATGGGGTAGTTCCAGAATGGTTCCATGGCATTATTTCCAGGAA GGTTGCTGAGGAAATGCTCCTGTCCACTCCCACAGGCTACTTCCTGATCCGTGTCAGTGAAAGCAGGATAGGATACACACTCTCCTATCG TGCCACTGATCGGTGCAGGCACTTCATGATCGATGTGCTGAAGGACAATCGCTACATTATTGTAGGAGAGGACATGCATCACAGCTCACTGCAAGACCTTGTGAACTTTCACCGCAGAGTGCCTATCATGCCTTTCAATGAGCTGCTGACTGTAGCTTGTGGACAG GTATCAAAGGTCAAGACTAATTATGCAGAACTGTTATTCCCGAAAAGACCAGCCATGAACCCTAATCATGGTGTGTTGCCAAATAACCCCCCACACATGCACAGTAGTACTCATCTGAAAGTAGCTGAGGACATTCCACCTGCCCTTCCAAATCGTCCCAGCACATTGAGTGACCCTGCCGGTCCACCTCCAAACACTAGCAAACCACCTGTATCTCCAATCACCCCTTCTCCCAGACTCTACCCCTGCCTGGAGACTGAGTTAAACACACTGAGCTTCCAAACCCCAAGCATG GTAGATCATACTGCTAAACCAGTGCCATTGCCCAGGAAAATGCATGTAGTCACCACGGCCCAGCCGGACCAACCTCCTGAGTTACCTGCCAGAAGCCCTGCTCTACCACAGAGAAAGGACACGGACCAGAGCAGTACAACATCTAAAGGTCCCACAGAACCCAGGACTGTGGGTACAGGCAGACCACAGACCCGACCAAACACACACCACCAGGACCCAAACTCCAACCAACAGAAGAATCAAGATGTAAAGTCCGTGGTCAGCAACCTGAGCTACTTCAGGAGGAAGTTCCATAAGAAGAGAAGTGCCTCTCAGGAGCACATGTATGCAGAGATCAGTGTGGAGGATGAGCAGGGGCAAGACCAGGGGAAACTCCCAGCCGTGGAGGCTAGAGATAGGGATATTGATACAGCTGCTGATAACGAGTATCAGATGctaccaggagagattgacaatGGCCTTCCACCCATCACTGCTGTCACCGCTGTTAGACCCACGGACTGTGGGTTACTGCCAGAGTATCTGAACCCTCCTCCTTTTGCCCCTGGATACTAA
- the LOC135512709 gene encoding hematopoietic SH2 domain-containing protein homolog isoform X2: MALFPGMFIHRRVAEEMLLSTPTGYFLIRVSESRIGYTLSYRATDRCRHFMIDVLKDNRYIIVGEDMHHSSLQDLVNFHRRVPIMPFNELLTVACGQVSKVKTNYAELLFPKRPAMNPNHGVLPNNPPHMHSSTHLKVAEDIPPALPNRPSTLSDPAGPPPNTSKPPVSPITPSPRLYPCLETELNTLSFQTPSMVDHTAKPVPLPRKMHVVTTAQPDQPPELPARSPALPQRKDTDQSSTTSKGPTEPRTVGTGRPQTRPNTHHQDPNSNQQKNQDVKSVVSNLSYFRRKFHKKRSASQEHMYAEISVEDEQGQDQGKLPAVEARDRDIDTAADNEYQMLPGEIDNGLPPITAVTAVRPTDCGLLPEYLNPPPFAPGY; this comes from the exons ATGGCATTATTTCCAGGAA TGTTTATACACCGCAGGGTTGCTGAGGAAATGCTCCTGTCCACTCCCACAGGCTACTTCCTGATCCGTGTCAGTGAAAGCAGGATAGGATACACACTCTCCTATCG TGCCACTGATCGGTGCAGGCACTTCATGATCGATGTGCTGAAGGACAATCGCTACATTATTGTAGGAGAGGACATGCATCACAGCTCACTGCAAGACCTTGTGAACTTTCACCGCAGAGTGCCTATCATGCCTTTCAATGAGCTGCTGACTGTAGCTTGTGGACAG GTATCAAAGGTCAAGACTAATTATGCAGAACTGTTATTCCCGAAAAGACCAGCCATGAACCCTAATCATGGTGTGTTGCCAAATAACCCCCCACACATGCACAGTAGTACTCATCTGAAAGTAGCTGAGGACATTCCACCTGCCCTTCCAAATCGTCCCAGCACATTGAGTGACCCTGCCGGTCCACCTCCAAACACTAGCAAACCACCTGTATCTCCAATCACCCCTTCTCCCAGACTCTACCCCTGCCTGGAGACTGAGTTAAACACACTGAGCTTCCAAACCCCAAGCATG GTAGATCATACTGCTAAACCAGTGCCATTGCCCAGGAAAATGCATGTAGTCACCACGGCCCAGCCGGACCAACCTCCTGAGTTACCTGCCAGAAGCCCTGCTCTACCACAGAGAAAGGACACGGACCAGAGCAGTACAACATCTAAAGGTCCCACAGAACCCAGGACTGTGGGTACAGGCAGACCACAGACCCGACCAAACACACACCACCAGGACCCAAACTCCAACCAACAGAAGAATCAAGATGTAAAGTCCGTGGTCAGCAACCTGAGCTACTTCAGGAGGAAGTTCCATAAGAAGAGAAGTGCCTCTCAGGAGCACATGTATGCAGAGATCAGTGTGGAGGATGAGCAGGGGCAAGACCAGGGGAAACTCCCAGCCGTGGAGGCTAGAGATAGGGATATTGATACAGCTGCTGATAACGAGTATCAGATGctaccaggagagattgacaatGGCCTTCCACCCATCACTGCTGTCACCGCTGTTAGACCCACGGACTGTGGGTTACTGCCAGAGTATCTGAACCCTCCTCCTTTTGCCCCTGGATACTAA